One segment of Pyricularia oryzae 70-15 chromosome 3, whole genome shotgun sequence DNA contains the following:
- a CDS encoding glycosyl hydrolase family 43 protein: MGILRLLRAASLACLLLNSPAFGDRGDNNLTDGHFRLLQLVNPQVPKQPAINTDFPDPAIFQDKDKKWYAFATSGNNKHIQVATAIDPMGSWTMIDKEPLPRAGNWTTGGKNTWAPDVRIVGNGTYVMYYSGELAKDPRFHCLGAATSSSILGPYNPIDEPLACHLDSGGVIDPSGFLDTATGKRYVVYKIDGNSIGHGGECNNAVKPLVSTPIMLQEVGPDGVTKIGGPVKILDREDRDGPLVEAPNLVRAKDGSYAILFSSHCFSTTLYNVNYAVATDVKGPYKRPASPLVQTGDFNLTSPGGATADADAGVVAFHARCPQGRQGRCMFVGEFGVIGKDVIINGS, from the coding sequence ATGGGGATACTACGGCTCCTCAGGGCAGCAAGCCTGGCATGTCTCTTGCTAAACAGCCCGGCGTTTGGCGACAGAGGCGACAACAACCTAACAGATGGTCATTTTCGCCTGTTGCAGCTCGTCAACCCCCAGGTGCCCAAGCAACCGGCTATAAACACCGACTTCCCCGATCCTGCAATATTCCAGGATAAGGACAAGAAGTGGTACGCTTTTGCAACAAGCGGCAACAACAAACACATACAAGTGGCCACAGCGATAGACCCAATGGGCAGCTGGACCATGATCGACAAGGAGCCACTGCCTCGCGCTGGCAACTGGACCACGGGCGGGAAGAACACCTGGGCACCGGATGTCAGGATAGTCGGCAACGGGACCTACGTAATGTACTACTCAGGCGAACTGGCCAAGGACCCAAGGTTCCACTGCCTGGGAGCAGCTACCAGCAGTTCAATACTGGGGCCATACAACCCGATAGACGAGCCGTTGGCCTGTCACCTCGACAGCGGCGGCGTCATAGACCCGTCGGGGTTCCTAGACACAGCGACGGGCAAACGGTACGTCGTCTACAAGATCGACGGCAACTCCATCGGACACGGCGGCGAGTGCAACAACGCAGTAAAGCCGCTGGTCTCGACGCCCATCATGCTGCAGGAGGTCGGGCCCGACGGCGTCACCAAGATCGGGGGCCCGGTCAAGATCCTGGACCGCGAAGATCGTGACGGTCCGCTGGTCGAGGCGCCGAATTTGGTGAGGGCGAAAGACGGGTCATACGCCATCCTCTTCAGCAGCCATTGCTTCAGCACGACGTTGTATAACGTCAACTACGCCGTCGCGACCGACGTCAAGGGTCCGTATAAGAGGCCGGCGTCGCCGCTGGTGCAGACGGGTGACTTCAACCTGACATCGCCGGGAGGGGCAACCGCCGACGCGGACGCTGGTGTGGTAGCTTTTCATGCGAGGTGTCCACAGGGGAGGCAGGGGAGGTGTATGTTTGTCGGCGAGTTTGGGGTTATAGGAAAAGACGTCATTATTAACGGAAGTTGA